A genomic stretch from Pseudomonas mendocina includes:
- the hisC gene encoding histidinol-phosphate transaminase yields MSKFWSPFVKDLVPYVPGEQPKMTKLVKLNTNENPYGPSPKALAAMQAELNDNLRLYPDPNSDRLKQAVADYYGVQTGQVFVGNGSDEVLAHAFHALFQHGKPLLFPDVTYSFYPVYCGLYGIDFEAIALDEQFQINVADYQRPNGGIIFPNPNAPTGRALALDAIEQLLKGNPDTVVLVDEAYIDFGGETAIGLVDKYPNLLVCQTLSKSRSLAGLRVGLAVGHPDLIEALERVKNSFNSYPLDRMAIAGAAAAFEDRAYFDETCKKVIESRAVVVAGLEELGFEVLPSAANFVFARHPQKDAAGLQAGLREQGVIVRHFKQARIAQFLRITIGTPEQNQALLDALKGL; encoded by the coding sequence AAAATGACCAAATTGGTCAAACTCAACACCAATGAAAACCCGTATGGACCGTCGCCCAAAGCGCTGGCTGCCATGCAGGCTGAATTGAACGACAACTTGCGTCTGTACCCGGACCCGAACAGCGACCGGCTGAAACAGGCCGTGGCTGATTATTACGGCGTGCAAACCGGCCAGGTGTTTGTCGGCAACGGCTCGGATGAGGTGCTGGCCCATGCGTTTCATGCGCTGTTCCAGCATGGCAAGCCGCTGCTGTTCCCGGATGTGACCTACAGCTTTTACCCGGTTTATTGCGGCCTGTATGGCATCGACTTCGAAGCCATTGCCCTGGACGAGCAGTTCCAGATCAACGTGGCGGATTACCAGCGCCCCAATGGCGGGATTATTTTCCCTAACCCGAATGCGCCAACTGGCCGTGCGCTGGCTCTGGATGCGATTGAGCAACTGCTCAAGGGCAACCCGGACACGGTGGTGCTGGTAGATGAGGCCTACATTGATTTCGGTGGCGAGACGGCTATTGGATTGGTGGATAAGTACCCGAACCTGCTGGTGTGCCAGACACTGTCCAAGTCCCGTTCCCTGGCAGGCCTGCGTGTCGGTCTGGCCGTGGGGCATCCGGATTTGATCGAGGCGCTGGAGCGGGTTAAGAACAGCTTCAACTCCTATCCGCTGGATCGCATGGCCATTGCCGGCGCAGCGGCTGCTTTTGAAGATCGGGCGTATTTCGATGAAACCTGCAAAAAGGTCATCGAAAGCCGAGCCGTTGTGGTGGCTGGGCTGGAAGAGCTGGGTTTTGAAGTGCTGCCATCAGCCGCGAACTTTGTGTTCGCTCGTCATCCACAAAAGGATGCGGCAGGGCTTCAGGCGGGTTTGCGTGAGCAGGGTGTCATCGTGCGCCACTTCAAGCAGGCGCGTATTGCTCAATTCCTGCGGATCACCATCGGCACGCCGGAGCAGAACCAGGCATTGCTGGATGCGTTGAAAGGCCTTTGA
- the cysN gene encoding sulfate adenylyltransferase subunit CysN, producing the protein MSHQSDLISEDILAYLAQHERKELLRFLTCGNVDDGKSTLIGRLLHDSKMIYEDHLEAISRDSKKVGTTGDDIDLALLVDGLQAEREQGITIDVAYRYFSTAKRKFIIADTPGHEQYTRNMATGASTCDLAIILIDARYGVQTQTKRHSFIASLLGIKHIVVAVNKMDLKDFDQGVFEQIKADYLKFAEGISLKPTSLYFVPMSALKGDNVVNKSERSPWYDGQSLMEILETVEVSGDRNFTDMRFPVQYVNRPNLNFRGFAGTLASGIVRKGDEVVTLPSGKGSKVKSIVTYEGELEQAGPGQAITITLEDEIDVSRGDMLVHADNRPQIADSFEAMLVWMSEEPMLPGKKYDFKRATSYVPGSVGSIEHRVDVNTLEKGAASSLQLNEIGKVRVALDAPIALDGYEQNRTTGSFIVIDRLTNGTVGAGMIIAAPQAQGGSQHGKAAHVSTEERANRFGQQPATVLFSGLSGAGKSTLAYAVERKLFDAGRAVYVLDGQNLRHDMNKGLPQDRAGRTENWRRAAHVARQFNEAGIITLAAFVAPDAEGREQAKSLIGNDRLITVYVQASPQVCAERDPQGLYAAGGDNIPGESFPYDIPLDADLVIDTQSVSVEEGVKQVLALLRERGAI; encoded by the coding sequence ATGTCGCACCAATCCGATCTGATCAGCGAAGACATCCTCGCTTACTTGGCTCAGCACGAGCGCAAAGAACTGCTGCGTTTCCTCACCTGTGGCAACGTCGATGACGGCAAGAGCACCCTGATTGGCCGCCTGCTGCACGACTCCAAGATGATCTATGAAGACCATCTGGAAGCCATCAGCCGCGACTCGAAAAAAGTCGGCACCACCGGTGACGATATCGACCTGGCACTGCTGGTGGATGGTCTGCAAGCCGAGCGCGAGCAGGGCATCACCATTGACGTGGCGTACCGCTATTTCAGCACCGCCAAGCGCAAATTCATCATCGCCGACACCCCCGGCCATGAGCAGTACACCCGCAACATGGCCACCGGTGCATCCACCTGTGACTTGGCAATTATTCTGATCGACGCCCGTTACGGCGTGCAGACTCAGACCAAACGCCACAGCTTTATTGCCAGCCTGCTGGGGATCAAACACATCGTTGTGGCCGTCAACAAGATGGACCTCAAGGACTTTGATCAGGGTGTATTCGAGCAGATCAAAGCCGATTACCTGAAGTTCGCTGAGGGTATCTCGCTGAAGCCGACTTCTCTGTACTTCGTACCGATGTCTGCCCTTAAGGGCGACAACGTGGTGAACAAGAGCGAGCGTTCGCCGTGGTACGACGGCCAGTCTCTGATGGAAATTCTGGAAACCGTTGAGGTTTCAGGCGACCGCAACTTCACCGATATGCGTTTCCCGGTGCAGTACGTTAACCGTCCAAACCTGAACTTCCGTGGATTCGCAGGTACCCTGGCCAGCGGTATCGTGCGCAAGGGCGACGAAGTTGTAACCCTGCCATCCGGCAAGGGCAGCAAGGTCAAATCCATCGTCACCTATGAGGGTGAACTGGAGCAGGCCGGTCCGGGCCAGGCCATCACCATCACCCTGGAAGACGAAATCGACGTCTCCCGTGGTGACATGCTGGTTCACGCTGACAACCGTCCGCAGATCGCTGATAGCTTTGAAGCGATGCTGGTGTGGATGTCGGAAGAACCGATGCTGCCGGGCAAGAAATACGACTTCAAGCGCGCCACCAGCTATGTGCCGGGTTCCGTGGGTTCGATCGAACACCGCGTGGACGTGAACACCCTGGAGAAGGGCGCTGCTAGCAGCCTGCAACTGAACGAAATCGGCAAAGTGCGTGTTGCACTGGATGCGCCGATTGCGTTGGACGGCTACGAGCAAAACCGCACCACTGGCTCGTTTATCGTCATCGACCGTTTGACCAACGGCACCGTAGGTGCGGGCATGATCATCGCTGCGCCACAAGCGCAAGGTGGCAGCCAGCATGGCAAGGCCGCTCACGTGTCTACCGAAGAGCGTGCTAACCGCTTTGGCCAGCAACCGGCCACTGTGTTGTTCAGCGGTCTTTCCGGTGCAGGTAAGAGCACCTTGGCTTATGCGGTTGAACGCAAACTGTTCGATGCAGGCCGCGCTGTATATGTGCTGGATGGTCAGAACCTGCGCCACGACATGAACAAAGGTCTGCCGCAAGATCGCGCTGGTCGCACTGAGAACTGGCGTCGTGCCGCCCATGTGGCGCGTCAGTTCAACGAAGCCGGCATCATCACGTTAGCGGCCTTCGTGGCGCCGGATGCAGAAGGCCGTGAACAAGCGAAATCACTGATCGGCAATGATCGTCTGATCACTGTGTACGTTCAGGCTTCCCCGCAGGTTTGCGCTGAGCGTGATCCGCAGGGCCTGTATGCCGCGGGTGGTGACAACATTCCGGGTGAGTCCTTCCCATACGATATCCCGTTGGATGCTGATCTGGTGATCGACACTCAATCGGTATCGGTTGAGGAGGGCGTTAAGCAGGTGCTGGCGCTGCTGCGTGAGCGCGGCGCGATCTGA
- the cysD gene encoding sulfate adenylyltransferase subunit CysD, whose product MLDKLTHLKQLEAESIHIIREVAAEFDNPVMLYSIGKDSAVMLHLARKAFFPGKLPFPVMHVDTRWKFQEMYAFRDKMVAEMGLDLITHVNPDGIAQDINPFTHGSAKHTDIMKTEGLKQALNKYGFDAAFGGARRDEEKSRAKERVYSFRDSNHRWDPKNQRPELWNIYNGKVKKGESIRVFPLSNWTELDIWQYIYLEQIPIVPLYFAAEREVIERNGTLVMIDDDRILEHLSDEEKSRIQKKMVRFRTLGCYPLTGAVESTAATLPEIIQEMLLTKTSERQGRVIDHDGAGSMEEKKRQGYF is encoded by the coding sequence ATGCTCGACAAATTGACCCACCTGAAACAGCTGGAGGCGGAAAGTATCCACATCATTCGTGAAGTGGCCGCCGAATTCGACAACCCGGTAATGCTGTACTCCATCGGCAAAGACTCTGCCGTGATGCTGCACCTGGCGCGCAAAGCCTTTTTCCCAGGCAAGCTGCCGTTCCCGGTGATGCACGTCGATACCCGCTGGAAGTTTCAGGAGATGTACGCCTTCCGTGACAAGATGGTGGCGGAGATGGGCTTGGACCTGATCACCCACGTCAACCCGGACGGCATCGCGCAGGACATCAACCCCTTCACCCATGGCAGTGCCAAACACACTGACATCATGAAGACTGAGGGCCTGAAGCAGGCGCTGAACAAGTACGGCTTTGATGCCGCCTTTGGTGGCGCACGCCGTGACGAAGAAAAGTCCCGTGCCAAAGAGCGCGTGTACTCCTTCCGTGACAGCAACCACCGCTGGGACCCCAAAAACCAGCGTCCTGAGTTGTGGAACATCTACAACGGCAAGGTTAAGAAGGGCGAGTCTATTCGCGTGTTCCCGCTGTCCAACTGGACCGAGCTGGACATCTGGCAATACATCTACCTTGAGCAAATCCCGATTGTGCCGCTGTACTTCGCCGCTGAGCGCGAAGTGATTGAGCGCAACGGCACGCTGGTGATGATCGACGACGACCGTATCCTCGAGCACCTCAGCGACGAAGAGAAATCCCGTATTCAGAAGAAAATGGTGCGCTTCCGTACCCTCGGTTGCTACCCGCTGACAGGCGCAGTGGAATCCACCGCCGCCACCTTGCCGGAAATCATTCAGGAAATGCTCCTGACCAAGACTTCCGAGCGCCAGGGCCGCGTCATCGACCACGATGGTGCTGGTTCCATGGAAGAGAAAAAACGTCAGGGGTATTTCTAA
- the algW gene encoding Do family serine endopeptidase AlgW has translation MFKALRFLSWPLLVGVLLALLIMAYFPRWVGLPEKTAHITMSPFYGRMQQGPVSYAEAVKVASPAVANLYSTKVVSKPVHPLFEDPQFRRFFGDNLPQQRRMESSLGSAVIMTPEGYLLTNYHVVAGSEQIVVALKDGRETIARLIGSDPETDLAVLKIDLKNIPAITLGRSDSINIGDVTLAIGNPFGVGQTVTMGIISATGRNQLGLNTYEDFIQTDAAINPGNSGGALVDAYGNLVGINTAIFSKSGGSQGIGFAIPAKLALDVMQAIIEHGKVIRGWLGIEVQPMTPELAESFGLDGRPGIVVAGVYRSGPAQHAGLQPGDLILNIDGVDTNDGRSAMNQVARTKPGQTIQITILRAGKTLRLKAEVGIRPAVETKPN, from the coding sequence ATGTTCAAGGCCCTGCGTTTCCTTAGCTGGCCCCTTCTGGTCGGGGTTCTTCTGGCTCTGCTGATCATGGCTTATTTCCCCCGCTGGGTTGGCCTGCCGGAAAAGACGGCCCACATCACCATGAGTCCTTTTTATGGCCGCATGCAGCAAGGTCCTGTCTCATACGCTGAAGCGGTAAAAGTGGCCTCACCAGCAGTGGCTAACCTGTACAGCACCAAAGTGGTGAGCAAACCGGTTCACCCGCTGTTTGAAGACCCTCAATTTCGCCGCTTCTTTGGTGACAACCTGCCACAACAGCGGCGCATGGAATCCAGCCTGGGCTCGGCAGTGATCATGACGCCGGAAGGCTATCTACTGACCAACTATCACGTGGTAGCCGGTTCCGAGCAGATCGTCGTAGCGCTTAAGGATGGTCGCGAGACGATTGCCCGTCTGATTGGCAGTGATCCAGAGACTGATCTGGCCGTGTTGAAGATCGACTTGAAGAATATTCCGGCCATCACCCTCGGGCGCTCCGACAGCATCAACATTGGTGATGTCACGTTAGCCATTGGCAACCCGTTTGGCGTGGGACAGACCGTCACCATGGGCATCATCAGTGCCACCGGCCGTAACCAGTTGGGCCTGAACACATACGAAGACTTCATTCAGACCGACGCCGCGATCAACCCCGGTAACTCCGGCGGAGCACTGGTGGATGCCTACGGCAATCTGGTGGGCATCAATACGGCGATTTTCTCCAAGTCCGGCGGCTCCCAGGGTATTGGTTTTGCCATACCGGCCAAACTGGCTCTGGATGTGATGCAAGCCATCATTGAGCACGGCAAGGTGATCCGCGGTTGGCTGGGAATTGAAGTCCAGCCCATGACCCCTGAACTGGCTGAGTCGTTCGGCCTTGATGGCCGTCCTGGCATTGTGGTGGCCGGGGTTTACCGCAGCGGACCGGCGCAGCATGCAGGATTACAGCCAGGGGATTTGATCCTCAACATTGATGGTGTAGACACCAATGACGGTCGCAGCGCCATGAACCAAGTGGCTCGCACCAAGCCCGGCCAAACCATCCAAATCACCATTCTGCGTGCCGGTAAAACCTTGCGACTGAAAGCAGAGGTCGGGATTCGCCCTGCTGTAGAAACCAAACCCAACTAA
- a CDS encoding Nif3-like dinuclear metal center hexameric protein, which produces MAISLSALVEEANRYLNAARISDYCPNGLQVEGRPQVSKIVSGVTASLELIEAAVEAEADVLLVHHGYFWKGENPCVTGMKQRRLKTLLANDISLLAYHLPLDVHADVGNNVQLAARLGITVEGPLEPENPRTVGLIGSLAEAMSPQAFARHVGEVLGREPLLVEGQEMIRRVGWCTGGGQGYIDQAIAAGVDLYLTGEASEQTFHSARENGISFIAAGHHATERYGVQALGDYLARRFAVEHIFIDCPNPI; this is translated from the coding sequence ATGGCTATTTCTCTTTCCGCCTTGGTTGAAGAGGCCAACCGCTACCTGAACGCTGCGCGTATCAGCGATTACTGCCCTAATGGCTTGCAGGTGGAAGGGCGGCCTCAGGTCTCAAAGATCGTCAGTGGCGTAACCGCCAGCCTTGAGCTAATTGAGGCGGCTGTTGAGGCAGAGGCGGATGTGCTGCTGGTGCATCACGGCTATTTCTGGAAAGGCGAAAATCCCTGTGTCACAGGTATGAAACAGCGTCGCTTGAAAACACTGTTGGCCAATGACATCAGTTTGCTGGCCTACCACTTGCCGTTGGATGTGCATGCCGACGTTGGTAACAACGTACAGCTGGCGGCCCGTTTGGGTATTACCGTTGAAGGGCCACTTGAGCCTGAAAACCCTCGTACGGTCGGATTGATTGGCTCCTTGGCAGAAGCCATGAGTCCGCAGGCGTTTGCCCGGCATGTGGGCGAAGTTCTTGGACGCGAACCGCTGCTGGTTGAGGGGCAAGAGATGATCCGTCGTGTCGGTTGGTGCACCGGCGGTGGCCAAGGCTATATTGATCAGGCGATTGCTGCAGGCGTGGACTTGTACCTCACGGGTGAGGCGTCGGAGCAAACTTTCCACAGTGCCCGTGAAAATGGCATCAGCTTCATTGCCGCAGGGCACCACGCCACCGAACGCTATGGCGTGCAGGCCCTAGGCGACTACCTGGCCCGGCGCTTTGCGGTGGAGCATATTTTTATTGATTGCCCTAACCCAATCTAA